From the genome of Deltaproteobacteria bacterium, one region includes:
- a CDS encoding rubrerythrin, which yields MAELKGSKTHENLKAAFAGESQANRRYLYFAKIADVEGHPDIAGLFRDTAEGETGHAHGHLDYLKKVGDPATDLPIGDTAANLKAAIAGETYEYTEMYPGFAKTAREEGFEEIAEWFETLARAERSHAGRFQKGLDSLAK from the coding sequence ATGGCCGAACTGAAGGGATCCAAGACGCACGAAAACCTCAAGGCCGCGTTCGCGGGTGAGTCGCAGGCGAACCGCCGCTACCTGTACTTCGCCAAGATCGCCGACGTCGAGGGCCACCCGGACATCGCCGGCCTGTTCCGCGACACGGCCGAGGGCGAAACCGGCCACGCGCACGGTCACCTCGATTACCTCAAGAAGGTCGGCGATCCGGCGACCGACCTGCCGATCGGCGACACCGCCGCCAACCTGAAGGCCGCGATCGCCGGCGAGACCTACGAGTACACCGAGATGTACCCCGGCTTCGCCAAGACCGCGCGCGAGGAAGGCTTCGAGGAGATCGCCGAGTGGTTCGAGACCCTGGCCCGCGCCGAGCGCTCGCACGCCGGCCGGTTCCAGAAGGGGCTCGACTCCCTGGCGAAATGA